The proteins below are encoded in one region of Silene latifolia isolate original U9 population chromosome 2, ASM4854445v1, whole genome shotgun sequence:
- the LOC141640871 gene encoding uncharacterized protein LOC141640871 gives MWNVRGLNSDIKQKDIKWFLHQNDVNLFGLLETKVKPESLNRVACKVCYGWNFVTNTSLHNGGRVWILWKANKLSLDVLEMDAQYIHVRIQVQQTGHLFLATFVYAFNKIADRIPLWNALIRFSMGGPWIVLGDFNNVMYSNERLGKMVKDDEMFPFQTTANLCDFQDMKATGSLFTWNNKQPSETRIFSRIDRVLINGE, from the coding sequence ATGTGGAATGTGAGGGGCCTGAATAGTGATATTAAACAGAAAGATATTAAGTggtttcttcatcaaaatgatgTGAATTTATTTGGGCTCCTTGAGACTAAGGTTAAACCTGAGTCTCTAAATAGAGTAGCTTGTAAAGTATGTTATGGTTGGAATTTTGTCACTAATACTTCTCTACATAATGGGGGGAGAGTTTGGATCCTTTGGAAAGCTAATAAACTCAGTCTTGATGTACTTGAAATGGATGCTCAATACATTCATGTCAGAATTCAAGTTCAGCAAACTGGGCATCTCTTCCTTGCTACTTTTGTTTATGCCTTTAATAAAATAGCAGATAGAATACCTTTATGGAATGCTCTTATTAGATTTAGTATGGGTGGTCCTTGGATTGTGCTAGGTGATTTCAACAATGTGATGTATTCTAATGAAAGGTTAGGAAAAATGGTGAAAGATGATGAGATGTTTCCTTTTCAAACTACTGCTAATTTGTGTGACTTTCAGGATATGAAAGCTACTGGTTCTCTTTTCACTTGGAACAATAAACAACCAAGTGAGACTAGGATATTTAGTAGAATTGATAGGGTTCTTATCAATGGGGAATAG